A genomic region of Pseudoalteromonas piscicida contains the following coding sequences:
- the pilV gene encoding type IV pilus modification protein PilV, whose amino-acid sequence MHTSLKQHGFTLLEVLIAFMILSFGLLGAVALQAKAKQASFDSMQRAAAVELASDIMHRIRTNDAANITTLYDVDFNSTEDVQANTTCYTQRCNAETLAKTDIANWRQAIRARENTGSLDNAIVCINPTAGATPSGVNVQVIVTWRGRQAMTALENNPAAGCGVEDDRRRAVVMETFVLLRSQP is encoded by the coding sequence ATGCATACTTCGCTAAAGCAACATGGCTTCACACTGTTAGAAGTGCTTATTGCGTTTATGATTTTAAGCTTTGGACTGCTTGGTGCTGTGGCATTACAAGCAAAAGCGAAACAAGCAAGTTTTGATTCTATGCAACGAGCCGCTGCGGTAGAGCTTGCCAGTGACATCATGCACAGAATAAGAACAAATGATGCGGCAAATATCACCACACTTTACGATGTTGACTTTAATAGCACCGAAGACGTACAGGCAAACACTACGTGTTATACACAGCGCTGTAATGCAGAAACGCTTGCGAAAACAGATATTGCTAATTGGCGTCAAGCGATAAGAGCAAGGGAAAATACAGGTTCGTTGGATAACGCGATTGTGTGTATTAATCCAACCGCAGGTGCCACTCCATCTGGGGTAAATGTGCAGGTTATTGTCACTTGGCGAGGGCGTCAGGCAATGACTGCATTGGAAAATAATCCAGCAGCCGGGTGTGGTGTTGAAGACGATAGACGGCGTGCAGTCGTAATGGAAACTTTTGTGTTGTTAAGGAGTCAGCCGTGA
- a CDS encoding LytR/AlgR family response regulator transcription factor, which translates to MKTVISYLIVDDEPLARARVKRLMQKHAGFRCIGEVDCAGGVKALLNQEPVQLIFLDISMPGQSGVELASQLRLQFPRMKIVFLTAHPEYALEAFELHANGYLVKPLDSDKLDALLTTIFPSMETLSYYVGSELRYVQVSDVMVAEADEKYTRVTLNSSLQALIDMSLKSLLDKFPTHFIQIHRSTLVKRTEISALELHEQKHYVCLKSLPNRYEVSRRAYTQLKTLF; encoded by the coding sequence ATGAAAACAGTAATATCTTACCTTATTGTGGATGATGAGCCGTTGGCAAGAGCTCGCGTTAAACGATTAATGCAAAAGCACGCAGGCTTTCGTTGTATCGGTGAAGTTGACTGCGCGGGTGGTGTGAAAGCGCTGCTAAATCAGGAGCCTGTACAGCTAATTTTTCTTGATATTTCGATGCCTGGTCAGTCAGGTGTTGAGCTTGCGAGCCAATTACGCCTGCAATTTCCGAGGATGAAAATCGTGTTTCTAACAGCGCATCCGGAATATGCGTTAGAAGCATTTGAACTGCACGCCAATGGTTATCTAGTGAAGCCACTAGATAGTGATAAGCTAGATGCTTTATTAACTACTATCTTTCCGAGTATGGAGACGCTAAGCTATTATGTTGGCAGTGAGTTGCGTTACGTTCAGGTTTCGGATGTTATGGTTGCCGAGGCGGATGAAAAATATACGCGAGTAACCTTGAATTCTAGCCTACAAGCATTAATTGACATGTCACTCAAGTCACTGTTAGATAAGTTTCCAACACATTTTATTCAAATCCATCGCAGTACATTAGTTAAGCGAACAGAAATTTCTGCTTTAGAACTACATGAACAAAAGCACTACGTTTGCCTCAAGTCGCTGCCCAATCGCTATGAAGTTAGCCGTAGAGCCTACACCCAACTAAAAACATTATTTTGA
- the fkpB gene encoding FKBP-type peptidyl-prolyl cis-trans isomerase, giving the protein MSEQLIGAKSEVLFHFSIKLSDGSAADSTKVHNKPAKLFMGDGSLTENFEKCLLGLKAGDEKSFELEPEDAFGQPNPDNIYYVDRSKFGAETPAQVGSIIAFTQPDGTDLPGLIREVAGDSVTVDFNHPLAGQKVTFEVEILEVNN; this is encoded by the coding sequence GTGAGTGAGCAACTAATTGGAGCAAAGTCTGAAGTCTTGTTCCATTTTTCAATCAAGTTATCAGACGGTTCAGCAGCAGATTCTACCAAAGTTCATAATAAACCCGCTAAGTTGTTTATGGGTGATGGCAGCCTGACGGAAAATTTTGAAAAGTGTTTGCTTGGATTAAAAGCGGGCGATGAGAAATCTTTTGAGCTAGAGCCAGAAGACGCGTTTGGACAACCAAATCCTGATAATATCTATTATGTTGACAGAAGCAAGTTCGGCGCAGAAACACCTGCTCAAGTAGGTAGTATTATTGCATTTACGCAACCTGATGGTACTGACTTACCTGGATTGATCCGAGAAGTAGCCGGCGACTCGGTAACTGTCGATTTCAATCACCCGCTTGCAGGCCAAAAAGTAACGTTTGAAGTTGAAATTCTTGAGGTAAATAACTAA
- the ispH gene encoding 4-hydroxy-3-methylbut-2-enyl diphosphate reductase — MDILLANPRGFCAGVDRAISIVERALDIFEAPIYVRHEVVHNKYVVDGLKSRGAVFVEELNEVPDDSIVIFSAHGVSQQVRNEAKRRELKVFDATCPLVTKVHMEVTRASRRGTECILIGHHGHPEVEGTMGQYDNPNGGIYLVEKPEDVAALEVKDADNVFYCSQTTLSVDDTADVIDALRSKFPNISGPRKDDICYATQNRQDAVRDLADKVELLLVVGAKNSSNSNRLRELADKMGTKAFLIDDASSIEETWFDGVAKVGVTAGASAPEVLVQQVISRLKELGGETVVENPGQEENVVFAVPVELR; from the coding sequence ATGGATATCTTGCTGGCAAACCCGAGAGGATTCTGTGCAGGTGTAGATAGAGCGATCAGCATTGTTGAGCGTGCACTCGATATTTTCGAAGCGCCTATTTACGTTCGCCATGAAGTTGTTCATAACAAATATGTTGTTGATGGTCTGAAGTCTCGTGGTGCGGTATTCGTTGAAGAACTAAATGAAGTGCCAGACGACAGTATTGTTATTTTCAGCGCGCATGGTGTTTCTCAGCAAGTACGCAATGAAGCGAAGCGCCGAGAGTTAAAAGTCTTTGATGCAACTTGTCCGTTAGTGACAAAGGTGCATATGGAAGTGACGCGTGCTAGCCGCAGAGGTACTGAGTGTATTTTGATTGGGCACCATGGGCACCCTGAAGTTGAGGGTACTATGGGCCAGTATGACAATCCGAACGGTGGTATTTATCTCGTTGAAAAACCAGAGGATGTAGCAGCACTCGAAGTGAAAGATGCTGACAATGTGTTCTATTGCAGTCAAACGACGTTATCGGTAGATGACACTGCGGATGTAATTGACGCGCTGCGTAGCAAGTTTCCGAACATCAGTGGTCCTCGAAAAGATGATATCTGTTATGCCACGCAAAACCGCCAAGATGCGGTTCGCGACTTAGCGGACAAAGTTGAGTTATTGCTTGTGGTGGGTGCGAAAAATAGTTCTAATTCTAACCGCTTAAGAGAACTTGCGGATAAAATGGGAACTAAGGCATTTCTCATCGATGATGCCTCTTCCATCGAAGAAACTTGGTTCGATGGGGTTGCAAAGGTTGGTGTAACTGCCGGCGCATCTGCACCTGAAGTGCTGGTTCAACAGGTTATCTCTCGACTTAAAGAGCTTGGTGGGGAAACGGTAGTTGAGAACCCTGGGCAAGAAGAAAATGTCGTGTTTGCCGTACCTGTAGAACTCAGATAA
- the lspA gene encoding signal peptidase II produces MTQTTQKSGLVWLWLSLLLFAVDYFTKALVMAEMELYESIDILPIFNLTYMHNYGAAFSFLSEAGGWQRYFLSGIAVAISTLLIFWLRKLPASNWKLGLAYALVLGGAVGNLYDRIIHGYVIDFLHFYYQDWHYPAFNVADMAIVGGAALLIFDAFTSGDKPQEKNA; encoded by the coding sequence GTGACACAAACTACACAGAAAAGTGGTCTGGTGTGGTTGTGGCTTAGTCTACTGCTTTTTGCAGTAGACTACTTCACCAAAGCACTGGTTATGGCTGAAATGGAACTCTATGAATCCATTGATATTTTGCCTATATTCAATCTCACCTATATGCATAACTATGGTGCGGCTTTTAGCTTCCTAAGTGAAGCTGGTGGCTGGCAGCGTTACTTTTTAAGTGGCATTGCCGTGGCGATTAGCACTTTACTGATTTTTTGGCTACGTAAATTGCCCGCATCAAATTGGAAGTTGGGATTGGCCTACGCGCTGGTATTAGGTGGTGCTGTAGGAAATTTATACGACCGTATCATTCATGGTTATGTGATTGATTTCCTTCATTTCTATTATCAAGACTGGCATTATCCAGCGTTTAATGTGGCAGACATGGCAATTGTCGGCGGTGCTGCACTATTAATTTTCGATGCCTTTACCAGTGGCGATAAACCACAGGAGAAAAATGCGTGA
- a CDS encoding PilW family protein, with amino-acid sequence MNKIRGFTLLELMIAMFIGVLLLGGVIATYVGMKATTNDTMSIGELQEKGRLALSIMRRDIEQVGFWGTFYDQGFTDDNQAAPANPGSDCSGGINNGSFPNNEPANFRPIWATFTTNATAMGCITKARPQSEVLQVKFLEGSPVEITGLVPDAGAIQSTRYYFIAQQEQAEFIAGGNVGNMPSVNATLWPYSHHVYYVSEEQQVINNRTITIPVLRRQRLHVNGGMKDELVIEGVEQIRFVFGLDTNFDGRVDRYRNTTNMSDADWGATRGILSLQLFVLVRVLEPDVDFGVQSRSYVLGNDPDKRTLTYNDAIRRTVFSTTISMYNMRGSAWEM; translated from the coding sequence GTGAACAAAATCCGAGGTTTTACATTGTTAGAACTCATGATCGCCATGTTTATCGGCGTATTGTTGTTAGGCGGCGTCATTGCTACTTATGTCGGTATGAAAGCGACGACCAACGACACCATGAGTATTGGAGAGCTACAAGAAAAAGGACGTTTAGCGCTTTCCATTATGAGGCGGGATATTGAACAAGTTGGTTTTTGGGGGACTTTTTACGATCAAGGTTTCACGGATGATAATCAGGCCGCTCCAGCTAACCCAGGAAGTGACTGCTCTGGTGGGATAAACAATGGTAGTTTTCCGAACAATGAGCCTGCTAATTTCAGGCCTATTTGGGCAACATTCACAACAAATGCAACGGCAATGGGATGCATAACTAAAGCTCGACCACAGTCAGAAGTGTTACAGGTGAAGTTTCTGGAAGGGAGTCCTGTAGAGATAACAGGTCTTGTGCCAGACGCAGGTGCTATCCAATCAACTAGGTATTATTTTATTGCACAGCAAGAGCAAGCCGAATTTATTGCAGGTGGCAATGTTGGCAACATGCCAAGCGTGAATGCGACACTTTGGCCATATAGTCACCATGTATATTATGTGAGTGAAGAGCAGCAGGTAATTAATAATCGTACTATTACTATTCCCGTTCTAAGAAGGCAAAGGCTACATGTAAACGGTGGTATGAAGGATGAATTAGTGATCGAAGGCGTTGAACAAATTCGTTTTGTTTTTGGTTTAGATACCAATTTTGACGGCCGAGTGGATAGATATAGAAATACAACAAATATGTCCGATGCTGACTGGGGCGCTACAAGAGGCATCTTATCCCTACAGCTGTTTGTATTGGTAAGAGTATTGGAACCGGATGTTGACTTTGGGGTACAGTCGCGGTCTTACGTATTAGGTAATGATCCTGATAAAAGGACGTTGACTTATAACGATGCCATTAGACGTACCGTATTTTCAACCACAATATCAATGTACAACATGAGAGGCTCAGCATGGGAAATGTAA
- a CDS encoding sensor histidine kinase: MTPRIRLLSALLSERGVLALLVASQILAFLYTLISATAFWQSLGLTSLFIHFTAFLSLAVIAIVRHAVEKRSDLVEAGILISVFVLCTAVTSTAFPYGFTLLGWIDEAKIELSLWRNIAICLCIITLFAHFLAIFTDNIRKVKALSQAELEALHARIRPHFLYNSLNTVAELTHIDPNAAEKSALALADLSRAAMSTQNIVPLESEISLCKAYLALEQWRFAERLRVEWELDNVLGDVLLPALILQPLVENAVSHGVEPNPNGADIRIHIHCSKQTLTVVIFNSYDAKLKPTHQGHGIGMSNIRRRLALHYNQPIDFKTEASQDSYTVSFSLPL, from the coding sequence ATGACACCGCGTATCAGGTTGTTGTCTGCACTATTGAGTGAGCGAGGTGTGCTAGCATTGCTAGTTGCCTCGCAAATCCTAGCCTTTTTATATACGCTGATTTCCGCGACTGCGTTTTGGCAATCCCTTGGGTTAACTAGCTTATTTATTCATTTCACTGCCTTTTTATCACTTGCCGTGATAGCGATTGTGCGCCACGCTGTTGAGAAGCGCTCAGATCTAGTTGAAGCTGGTATTCTCATTTCTGTCTTCGTGCTTTGTACTGCTGTCACTAGTACGGCTTTTCCCTATGGTTTTACACTGCTCGGTTGGATTGATGAGGCTAAAATTGAATTGAGCTTATGGCGTAACATCGCAATATGTCTTTGCATTATCACGCTTTTCGCGCATTTCTTAGCTATATTTACCGATAATATTCGTAAGGTGAAAGCGCTATCTCAAGCGGAACTTGAAGCGTTACATGCGAGAATTCGGCCGCACTTTTTATATAACTCACTCAATACCGTGGCCGAATTGACTCATATCGATCCAAATGCAGCAGAAAAGTCAGCATTAGCCCTTGCCGATTTATCTCGTGCTGCGATGTCCACACAAAATATTGTTCCGCTGGAAAGTGAAATATCTTTATGTAAAGCGTATTTAGCACTTGAGCAGTGGCGCTTTGCAGAGCGTTTGAGGGTAGAGTGGGAGTTAGACAATGTCTTGGGAGATGTTTTGCTCCCTGCGTTGATATTACAGCCATTGGTGGAGAACGCGGTTAGTCATGGGGTAGAGCCAAACCCAAATGGAGCGGATATTCGTATCCATATTCACTGCAGTAAACAAACCTTAACGGTGGTAATTTTTAACAGCTATGACGCAAAATTAAAGCCGACGCACCAAGGGCATGGCATTGGGATGAGCAACATCAGACGCCGCTTGGCTTTACACTACAATCAGCCCATTGATTTTAAAACCGAAGCCAGTCAAGATAGCTATACTGTCAGTTTTTCGCTACCGCTATGA